The following DNA comes from Pseudomonas marginalis.
CGTGGCCTGCTGAAACGATGCACGGCAGCTGGCATGCCCCTATGCTGACGTATTGGAAAAAATATTCCACTAAAAATAATTCTGGAATAAATATTGATTGCCGCCGCCGGACGTTCTAGTCTGCTCCCACCAAGAGCGTTTGCCGTCGCCACGACGGCACAACGCAGGCTGATAAAAATAACAGGAGCCAGCATGGGCCAGACTCGTTTTGCCAGTGGGCGTCAATTGGATCTGATTTGCCTCGGGCGCCTGGGCGTCGACCTCTACGCACAGCAAGTAGGTGCGCGGCTTGAGGACGTGTCCAGCTTCGCCAAATACCTCGGCGGTTCCTCCGCCAATATCGCGTTCGGCACTGCCCGGCTGGGGCTCAAGTCGGCGATGTTGAGCCGGGTGGGGGACGACCATATGGGCCGTTTCCTGGTGGAATCCCTGGCCCGCGAAGGCTGCGATGTCAGCGGCATCAAGGTCGACCCGGAACGCCTCACCGCCATGGTGCTGCTGGGCCTCAAGGACCGCGAAACCTTCCCGCTGGTGTTCTACCGCGAAAACTGCGCCGACATGGCCCTGCGCGCCGAAGACGTCAACGAAGCCTTTATTGCCTCGAGCAAAGCCTTGTTGATCACCGGCACGCATTTCTCCACCGACGGCGTGTACAAGGCCAGCATCCAGGCCCTGGACTATGCGGCCAAGCACAACGTCAAGCGCGTGCTGGATATCGACTACCGCCCCGTGTTGTGGGGCCTGGCGGGCAAGGCCGATGGCGAAACCCGGTTTGTCGCCGACCAGAACGTCAGCCAGCATGTGCAGAAAATCCTGCCGCGTTTCGACCTGATCGTCGGCACCGAAGAAGAGTTTTTGATTGCCGGCGGCAGCGAAGATCTGCTCACCGCCTTGCGCACCGTGCGTGAACTGACCCCGGCGACCCTGGTGGTCAAGCTCGGCCCGCAAGGCTGCACGGTGATCCACGGTGCAATCCCGGCGCGCCTGGAAGAGGGCGCCATCTACCCTGGCGTGCGGGTTGAAGTGCTTAACGTGCTGGGCGCCGGCGATGCCTTTATGTCGGGCTTCCTCAGCGGCTGGATCAATGACGCCAGCGATGAGCGTTGCAGCCAGTTGGCCAATGCCTGCGGTGGTCTCGTGGTCTCGCGCCACGCCTGTGCGCCGGCCATGCCGACCCCGGCCGAACTGGATTACCTGTTCAACAGCCCGGTGCCGATCACCCGGCCTGACCAGGACGCGACCCTGCAACGCCTGCACCGCGTCACCGTGCCGCGCAAGGCCTGGAAGCAGCTGTTCATCTTTGCCTTCGATCACCGCTGGCAACTGGTGGAACTGGCGCAACGCGGCGGCCAGGACCTGACCCGGATCAGCGAGATCAAGCAGCTGTTTATCCAGGCCATCGAACGCGTGGAGAAAAAGCTCGCCGAGCAGGGCGTCGAGGCCGATGTGGG
Coding sequences within:
- a CDS encoding bifunctional 5-dehydro-2-deoxygluconokinase/5-dehydro-2-deoxyphosphogluconate aldolase encodes the protein MGQTRFASGRQLDLICLGRLGVDLYAQQVGARLEDVSSFAKYLGGSSANIAFGTARLGLKSAMLSRVGDDHMGRFLVESLAREGCDVSGIKVDPERLTAMVLLGLKDRETFPLVFYRENCADMALRAEDVNEAFIASSKALLITGTHFSTDGVYKASIQALDYAAKHNVKRVLDIDYRPVLWGLAGKADGETRFVADQNVSQHVQKILPRFDLIVGTEEEFLIAGGSEDLLTALRTVRELTPATLVVKLGPQGCTVIHGAIPARLEEGAIYPGVRVEVLNVLGAGDAFMSGFLSGWINDASDERCSQLANACGGLVVSRHACAPAMPTPAELDYLFNSPVPITRPDQDATLQRLHRVTVPRKAWKQLFIFAFDHRWQLVELAQRGGQDLTRISEIKQLFIQAIERVEKKLAEQGVEADVGLLADQRFGQDALNAASGRGWWIARPVEVQNSRPLAFEHGRSIGSNLIAWPQEQIIKCLVQYHPDDEPMLRLEQEAQLKAVYEASVTSGHELLLEVIPPKDHPSTYPDVLYRSLKRLYNLGIYPAWWKIEAQSAEDWTKLDELIQERDPYCRGVVLLGLNASAECLSAGFQQASQSSTCRGFAVGRTIFQEPSRLWMAGEIDDETLIQQVQATFEQLINAWRSARG